TCCAGCTTTTGCCATGTTAGTTAGTAGTTGGTTAATCATTTAAACTCTTGTACCCTAACAGCACTATGATGATGCGTGTATTCAAAGAAAAAGCACCGAGTGCAAATGGAATGAAGAAAGCCTAAAGGCAAGCTAATTGGCATGATGAAGGAACAGCAGGGTTTTGCCCAGGCTTTGTTCATGAGGGCGCTCTTCAGTGAAATGCACACACTGCAAGAGCAGATTGGGTCAGAACAATAATATAAGCAACAAGGAGGAAGGTTTATTTTCTCGCTTAGAAATGTGTTACAGGAAAACTGCTTCTCCAAAAGGCGGTTGCACGGAGAGCAGAAATAGTCTTCCTATCTCATACCACAGCTTAGAAGGCACTTCTCCACAGTGACAGGAGAGCACATGTAGATGTGCACCTCGGTGTTTGGCCTTCTCTCTTGCCTTGCGTTGAAGGGAGGGGAGGTGGTCGCCATGTATTGGTTTGAAGGTGcagactgctgctgctgatgatgacaagAGAGAGGAATGCACACCTCTGGTGCTTAGGTGGCAATGACTGATGTTCATTTTGAGGCGTCAGGTATGTCAAACAGTGTCGTACATGTGCAGTCCAACTGCGCATAGCAGAGTAAGTGTAGTGTAACTAATACTTCATACAGCCACTGATATGCAGTCCAAAGGCGTAATGCAGCAGCTGAAATAAAGTGCATAATCAAACAAACTGCTAAGTCACGAATGCAATAAAATGGAAGTAAACAAAAGTATAAATTAGTAGTCCAAACCTGTTACTGgcgttaactctttccttaccacaCCTAGGTATTCAAATTGTTCAGTTTCAATGGTGGCACAAAATGGCCCATCCTGGGCAATCCAAGGGCTCCTGGGCAAGTAACCCCATCCAAGATGTCGCAAAGGAACTGTGCTTCAGGTTTGAATACGGTTTTTTTCGTCAGCCATATGAGGGAGTATTTTTAAGTTTTCACCAAAACCTGCTAATGCAGAGCAATCATGCGAGCATGGCGTCCAAGGTGGTGTAGTCCCCTTGCGCGGATGCTGCTCAGCAACGGCAGTGTTCTCTTGATTCTGCAGCATCAACACTTAACCCATCAGTGccatcgcatcatacccttaagtgCCATCGCATCATACCCATGTAGAGCGATGAATACAATGCATCAAGTGCTATCACATCTTTGACCGCCCCATACCGCTGTCCCTTGGCCCGCTTATTAACCAGATATGGTCAGTCTGTGCAGTGCTCAGCAGCATGCAAAGCCCTTTAATTCTAGAATCcgaatacagtagaaccccgctgttacgttcctcactgctgcgttttcccggctgctaggtcgttttcatccggtcccggcatagcttccGTAGGATCCGATGTATgaggaaccccgctgttacgtagtagtagctgtgaaaacgttcccacATGATACGTCGCAATTTAGCACCCCGAACACGCCTGGGCTGAAGTAGGCAATGCACTCCAACCACCATTTTGACTTTTGGCGAGTTTTGGCCGggcttggccaggcttggctatgGAACTGGCTTCATGAAGCCGCACGCCAGTTCGAGAGGCCGCCACTAGGTGGCCATTCGTAAAAAATGCTCACCATAAATTTTCCTTTCTCCATGGCTCTCACTTTTACGGTCGCCGCATGGTTGTTGGACGGGTCGACTCCTCTTCGTCATTGTGCATTAAGCCTTGTGAACGCCGAACTGGTGCTTAGATGGCGTCACGCAAGTGGAAGGCGTTTTCccttgaggaaaagctggatgcaTTAAACGCTGTCGACGGACAGCCAGCGCGGAAGAGAGTCGACATTGCCAAGGACCTTGGTCtcccaccctcgacgcttaacagcatcgtctcgaagcgtgccgagatagaggggaatgccgcgctcttcggcccgaaagcaaagcaggctcgtggtgccaagtatggaaacctcgacgagGCTCTTCTTACCTGGTTCAAGcaagctcgcgctgccggtgtcaacttcgacggcagcattttgcgcGAGAAGGCGATGGACATAGCCGACAAACTGGGCATCACCGACTTTGCGGCGTCCAATGGCTGGATCGACCGTTTGCGGAAGAGGCACGGCATTGCTTATAAGACGGTAAGCGGAGAAGTAGCGAGTGTCAACATGGAAATAGTGGATGATTGGAAGGCCACCCTGTCTGGAATAATTGAGGGGTATGAGCCTCGTGACATTTACAACGCCGACGAAATGGGCCTCTTTTTTCGGGTGCAGCCATCTAAGTCATTAAgcctgaagggcgaagcatgCCACGGAGGAAAATGTAGCAAAGAACGGCTAACcgtgctcctttgctgcaacatggatggctcaGACAAGCTCAAGCCATGGGTAATTGGCAAGTATCGAAACCCACGGTGCTTGAAAAACACTCGACTGCTGCCATGTCACTACCgaagcaacagtcgtgcatgAATGACATGTTCTTTGTTTGAAGAATTTCTTCGGTATTTTGACAACAAGATAGGTGCCCAGTGCAGGAATGTCATCCTAtttctggacaattgtgctgcccacccgagaGACCTGCCGTTTCTTTGGAAATTAAAACTTGGTGTTTTTACCACCAAATACGACAAGCCATTTGCAGCCGTTGGATGCCGGCGTCATAAAAAACGTGAAGCATTCGTACAGAAAGTGCATTGTCAAGCGCTGGCTCGCGCATATTGATCTCGGACAGCAGCCTGCGACCATTTCGGTACTTgacgctatgcactacgtcgcttcagcATGGACTGCAGTGAGTGCGTCAACTGCGCAGCACTGCTCCGCGTGGTGTGGCTTTCGCGTGGACGGTGAGATGGAAGCTGCCATGGAAGCTGAAGAGTTGCCAACTGCCTCTTGTGAAGAATAGCTAGCTGAGGCagtgaatgcgctgggtgccgtGGGAGTCTCATACAACGACTACGTCGCCGTAAATGCTGCCGTCGTGACGTCAGAGTGTCAGAGCATCGCCGAGATTGTTGAgaactcggtcgcgagtgaagccacGGACTgcgatgacgacgaggagcacgagccgcatgatacTGGGGAGTTGCCAAATcctagctttggagaagccgtcacggctctggacctcctccgcaggtcgCACCTCACAGCGACGCTGacagcaatgcggctttccaggctaTTGAGAAATGTGTGGTGATTTCTAGCGAGCGAAAGAAACGGCAAGCCACCATTCTGGACTTTTTTAAGTCCTAAGCGCACTCTTTggaaataaattgtctatagttgaaactgcacttttttcattaattttggGAGCTTtgctcactgttgcgttttcccggctattacgttttttttctccggtccggtgaaaaacgtatgaatgGTGTTCCACTGTAGAAACATTTTTCAACTTTTGTGGTCTGCTGAATCAAGCCTTACATTTCATTCAGTCCTTGAGCTGCTGCACCATAAAAGGCAACAGTGTGTTGAAATAGAAGCTGTTCAATACGCCTTCCATGTTGCTCCATTCTTCTTCACAGAAACGCAACCTCTGGACAATGAGGAAGTGCGGCCCGAACACTACAAAGTCTGCCCACTGCGCCTGGGTAACACCCATCTGGCCGAGCACCTGCATATAGTGTTCAAACTCGACGAAAAAGTCTTGAGACAGAAGGTCTTCTTTTGTAGCATCCTTCAGAGAATAGGGGCACTTCACTTCCACGGTACCCGACGGGAAGGGCTCACAGGGGTCAAAGGCATCTGGTGATGCGCCTAGCCATGATTTTGTGGTGTTCACGAAGATTCCACAGTTAATGATTTCAACAGGATGGCCTGCAGCAATCATGGGGTCCTTATATCGCAGGACTGCATCACTTTCATTCGCAATTCCgtatctgaaaataaaaatgGGTGTCATGTTAGGCATGTGCTCTTTTTCCGAAATGCATCTGTGTAAGTAGCAAATACACATACCTGATAGCTCTCACACGCGAAAGGTCCTTCATAGCTGTTAGGTTTGCTAGCCCTTTCTCCGTCCATTTTTTGCGGCTCATGACTACACCAAAGTGGGACGCCGTCAATCGATGGCTGTGGGCGTGAAACCAAGCTGTACTGTTCCTTTGTTTTCTGGAGGCCCTCTCCAGTTGCTGGGCTTCAGCAGGTGTAACAACTATCCCCTAAAAGGTGCATAAAAACAATGACTTAGCTTGTGTTGCACGTATACTGCGTGCCACAAACAACGTTATAAGCCACATGTCTTAAACAGTTCACGGCTTGTAACAGACATGTCTTTACTGAAATGAACTAAACATATGAGTGATGCAAATACCTTAAGCACTGCCGCAGTAGCTCCATCCACTGGGCAAGGAACCTGCCAAGGTGTCAGGCCACTGAAGAACACAAAGGGTTCAGCTGTCTCCTGCAGCTGTGGCTGCCTGCTTCTTAGGTTGTCTGACATAAGCACAGAAAACCCATGTGGCACAAGCGACTGCTGGTAGCTCAGCAGACAACCTTTTATCCGCTTGCCGTATCTGGTTTCGACCACTtcactgcagtcggcagcttGAAGCACACTAGCAAAATGTTGCATTCCACTCGATGTGTTCAAGGCATCAGCAAATGCTTTTATGCAATCTTCTTGCTGCTCCAGTGGCTCACTTGCAGCATGACCGCTGTATAGCTTTGAGCTGCGGGGAACAGCTTGCCCGCCTTCTGCAACTTTTCGCCAGTCAATTTTTTGGGCACTGGTTCCTCGTAATGGATTTGTTCTTGGCACTCGCCACCGCTGAGGCAAGTCAGTGGATGACAAATGAGCTGGTGCCTCAAGGAATCCTTTTTCCTGAAGCAGCGTGACAATCCTTAGCACTGCTTGTAAGTGGTTGCACACACACTTTCCAGCAGCACATTCACATTGTCCGCCAAGCACGTCACCTTGCAGAGACAAGGCCAATGAAACTGCATATGGTGGCTTCGTCTTCCTCTGGCTTTTGTGGCAGCTGGCTTTCCCAAATACCATGTTGTCGCTGAAATAAAGACAAAAGTACTGGCATCAGCATTTGTGGCATGACTACTGTAGTCTCCTCCCCAAGAGTCTTTAAGGGGAAAGAACAGCATAGCAGGATGAAAACGAAGAATCGACACTGCACTTCGTAACACTCTCACTTCGCCCTCATCTTGTGGGTTGCTTTATCCCGTGTACTGCAATGTATGCAAACCTGAAATAGTACCGCCGTCTTACTTAATAATGAATGACTATCTCGGTGTTGCAACGCTCTGCAGTAGTAGGTCTTGTCTACGTAGTTAAAGGAATACTGCGAAGCCACTGCGCGAGACGCGAACACATGCACAAAACAGGATAGCACGAATACGAGCGCGCACGAGACGTCAACACCAGATTCTAACGTGCGTTCTTTATTGCACGTGTCTTTAATTCGATCTTTCGAAGCAGCGCATACGAATAAAAATAAGCAAATCAGTTTAATGGGGCAGACCTACGCGTCAACCCGGCAGTGTAAAACAAAGCGAGCACATCACATCGGGCGCCGACAGGCGCAGCATTTCTTCGTCGCTCCGCTTGCGCTTAATCAGTTCAGTTTAACAACATTTAAACGCCCAAACGAAGTCTGGTTACTTACGTTGCGCAGGAATAATTCGCTGACACAGATGACGTGACGACGTAGCTTTCGGTGACGAGCTTGTATACTTTCCGCTGACATTTCTTGGTCGCTGTGAACCGCGACACATATGCATCGATATGTGCCCTCCGAAGCGGCGGCAACTTGGTCAAGTCGCTCTCCCATAAATGCACCGTATACATGATATCACTCATTTCCGTTCAAACAATGCCTCTGTACCAATGGTGGCTCAGCACTATAGCAGCAAAATCGCAATTTAGCAAGTGTTGTGTGCCCATGCTAACGGAACGGCGTAGAGGCGGGGAGCCGGCTTTCCCTAAGATGGCGAATGTCTTCCCTGCGTGCTTTTCGAACCGAAACCGGAACCGAAATTCACCGGCAGGTGACGTATTTTTGCAAGGGGTCTATTGAATTCACCTATCTTTTAGCAGAAGCCATGAAGCATTGTTCTATCAGGGACAAAAGTCTACAGGACGCGCGGGAAAAGGTCTATGCACATGGGTGCCATTTTATCAGATGGCTACGTCATATTGGACTCGGTGGGGCCATGCCTTGTCCTATCGCTTCTTTCTCACATCCctgtttctttgcgcagttaaaataTGCATTCTAATTAGCCACCACCTAGCCTGCCTGTCTGTGTTGGCTGTGATTACTTCATTTAACTGCCGCACACATTATCACATGACTCCGTCTGTCACATCCCCCAGTGTTCTCTTGAACCACCTGCTGATGACAGGGCTACTGGATTTGTGACAGAGTGTCTTGGAGTCAGTTGTCCTCTGCAGTACATGTGGAACTGTGGCAGGCACATGCCATGCCACCCAGTTCCCAACAGACAATGCGCAAGCAGTTTTAGAAGGTCGGAACATGTTTTGTGCACTCACATCTGCACCTCTGTGTGGTAACGCTTGCATGCTCTTTCAAGCTAAGAGGAAGGGCTGCAGAACAAGCTTTTTCTGACCCGCTATGTTGGCTCAGTAGCTTTGACtttcagctgctgatcccaaggtcaggGGATTGAATTCTGGCTGCAGTGGTTGCATTTAAtgcaggcgaaacacaaaaggcatcAGCAGCAAAATAATCATCAGCAGCCACATGCACTCTACTGCACAGCACCTACAGGCCGCTGCTAGTGGAAGCTTCTGGCATATAATGCTGCTTGCTGTGCCAGCGCTTGACTTTCTTCATGGAAAAGCATCAGTAGTGTGACTGTTGGCAGCTGATGGCTGCTTTGTGTTCGTGATACATAACTTGCTGCAGTGCCACCCACTGAACTGCCAAGCTGAACTGCCAAGTGTTGCACCTACAGCGGATGTGAAGTGACAGAACACTTCCCCTGTCTGTTGGAAGTGAACCGAGTTACTTCTCCCGATGCATCACCTCCGAGATCACTTGTGCAGTGTGCGATGTGTTGGCACTCTCAGATGTCCCGTTTGATCTGTAACGCACTTGTTTCCCCTCCCACAGGTGGCACCAGTAGTCCATGAGGAAAGTGTGTTTCTCTTATTGCATCAGCCATTATAGCCAGACTGTGGTGGCTAGCAGGGAAGGTGGGAGCATCGCTCGCTGCGGAGTGTAACAACAGATCGTGCAGGCAGCGGCGGCGCTGTTGTCGCTTTTTAGATCGGTCGGCCACAGCGGGCGCCCTGCGGCCATGCCGCCCAGGCGCGCCGCGGCAGTTCCAAACAGTCTGCAGAGCTTCCAAACAGCTTGTTATAAGACGAACCCAGCACTGTGTCTAGCTAGCTACGGGGTGCTGTACACGGAGATATAAGCACAGAATGTAGAGTGGCCATTGACCTATCTCTAGTGGCATGCAAACCATAAATTGTCTATCTGACACTTAGGTCCTTTTCCGAAAACCCGTGCTGGTATCTGCTGCGACCTCATCACAGTCTACCATTTCACCAAGCGGGTCGAAGCCGAGGCCTCCCCCAATGCTTCAGCAAGCCACGCAGTTCCATTTCTTGGACAATTCTTGCTTTTGCACCATGACGTTCCCTCAGGTGGCACACGTCATCCTCCCAGATTCTGTTCCATTATACATCTAGGTATATTATTTTCACATCGCAGTTCTGTGAAAAGTGACAAACTATACCTCACACTTTTTGTGTGCACATGAAAAGTGTGAGCTTTAGCTGTCGCTGGTTGCACATGTGGTTCCAAAAAAAATGCTTGCGCATGTTGTGCAACAAAAGCTTTTTTTATTAGAAATATACAGTTCTGCCTCCTTACAATGTGCTTACTCTAGACCGCCGGGAACATGATGCCTGTGGTGACAGAAGGCATCTCCAGACACACCAAGAGCACCTTGCATTGTCTTTACTCCACCAGCAAGTTGATAATTCGTCGAGGATGTTCGTTGGGATGGACTACTTCAGAATGTCTCTCTACCGGTCACACGGCTGCAGTTGTGCAGTGCTGCTGAACGATTCACCCGTGACGCTGTGAAGACTCCTTTCTCAGTGATGATGCCTCGGGTGATGAGCTCAGTTGGGGTGACATCAAAGGCCGGGTTCCAACACTCAATGCCTGCAAGTGCGACAAACACATCAGTGCTGTGTTTCGTCCTGGCAGAGTTTACGTTCTGCAGTCTTGTATAACAGAGCATTTTTTGTTACTGTTAGGCATTTTGCATAATTGTATACTgtcaaaaacaataaaataatatACGCACTACAACTGGCAAACAAATACAAAACGATGCTTCTAGAATCGGCACTAGTAATGGCATAGATCTGGGTGTACCGCAAATGGTGCAATGACGGCTTCGAAGCTGCTGAAGACTGTGTTTCGGAACTAgcaaattgaaattgaaattgaacttCATTCCGTCGAGGCAGAAAGGGACTCGAACAAAAGTGAAAACATGTCACTTGACGTGGTTCGAGCCCCcatttacaaggcatacagcagTTGCACATTTACATGTATAGCAGCATAGTCACGAGGACATACACACATAGAAAGTGAGTCAAGACCTActtgtctgaaaagaaaaaattgcattttacacAACAATAAGATATCCCCTGATAtaagatgtctaatcctgttaccagTACACTATAAATAGAATAATCGCTCGTTAAAATTAAGGCACAATTTAGTCTGATTTTTATTTCGGAATTTAGACAATATACACACTTCTGTCTGGACAGGGCTAAAAAATCACTCACGAGGTCACCTGACTAGGCCCTAGTGCCGGTGCTTGGTCACTGCAGCACCTGCTGCATTGCCAATGGGCACACGAAAAGGAACACTGGAGAGGTTTCTGCTATGCCTTTGGCAGCGATgtactataataataataagtttattTTCATCAGATCAAATACAATTTGATGTAGAAGGTGAGAAAAAAAGCAGCATTCCGCTTGACAGAGTTCTCACTTCCTGTTCAGACAGCAGTGACAGGGacgagaaacaatttttttagcatAACAGTCAGCTTCAATGTACAATAGTATACAGTGGAGAAAATAAACACCATGGTGTGCGCATTCAGACAGAAATACAATTATAAGGAACGAAATAAAATAGGCGGCTAAGCATCAAACAAAAAATAAGAGTAGATGGTGCATCATACAAAACGATTGATGTATTAGTGGTGACTGATATGACTAGAATATTTCGCAGAGAGGAAAGAGTAATATCAGGAAAGCTAACTTTAGCTTCAATTAGCTTGTTTAGTGCGAGCGGTAACTGATAATTAACCATTTGACGGCCATAGTTGGTTCTTGTAAATGGTAAAACCCAGTGTTGTTTATGGCGGTGCGAATAGGGCGAATCAGACTGATGCAAACTGGCCAGAGATAAAATGGTGTCGATACGTCATTTTTGCTCAACTTTATATAGGCGCATGTCTATAAGCATAAAGATTGAGAATTGTAATGATTTTTGACCACTTTTAGCGGTTTTTTGCCGCTTTTTGCGGTTTTGGCCTCGGCCGGGTGCCCTGGTGCGGGAGCCGTTGCCGTTCCTGTTGCCGGGCCCTTTCCGGAGTTCTGGTCCTGGACGTGGTGGTCTCCGGTGGGGTTCTGGACCGGCTGCCGGAGGCCTTTCTGACCGCTTTATTGTGGTTTTCTGGTTGCCTGTCTTTTGCGGGCCTAGCCTTGGGCGCGGCTGCTTTTCGTTGCGGCCTGGcagggaagaggaggaagaagacggAGCTGGTTTTCTCGgcccctgcaaaattacctcagtgttcttgacaactggttaggaagaattcatctgtcccttaatgcgcattgttagtatttccagtttctgttcctgtaaatacctgcctggtctatagaaataacataatacctcaagttcagacggtgaagtatctcggagtaatatacgactctactctttcctggcggccacacattgagcaactttctgcaaaaggagttcgggccattggcatcctgcgtaggcattgtagtgctagctcaggcatgagaaggcatgcacttctgatgatttataaaatgtacgtccgcccaatatTGGAGTTCGGGTgcgttttattctcaggagctcctgcctataaatttcgccctcttgtgctgttggagcgtaaggcgttgcgcctttgtcttgggcttccaaaatatgtcgccaatgctgttctgcaccttgaggcgcaaatgccatcgttatcagctaggtttcgccttttaacagttcagacatttttaaaattgtgcgactcacctcttcacgcttccagtatattTCGTAGTCAACCTCCcgtcttttttagtgctgcctggtctcgttttcataccccgcagatatgttacgtgcagtccctccttgatcccataaatatttatttcacagatgtccgccaattgtataacaactcatcatctgcccagattgaattcgatgacattttcccatcgaatgcaaagctgcagcccttcccgtttcttcagggtctgttgcaggaccacctaaggtcctttccctctcatgttcttattgctaccgatgcctcgcaggatcgcgagaaggcaggtgtgggaattttttcgccttcactggattggtctttttctctccgtcttcctgacttcactcccatttttctgactgaattattagcagtaattttagccttacgaaaattagaaactaccgtttcccaggtcgtggttatgacagactctctgtccatttgctcttccttatcctcacccactgagtctctggttttacgcctctttaagttcctgattccgctccatctaaattcggttaggttgctttgggtaccaggtcacatgggttttcacttaaatgaggttgcaaaTTCCTTAGCAAGAgtctctctctgcggcccaattgttgctgtcctgccaacgtgtgcatatagaCTGCGGACCGCGGCCGGCTCGGGGCTCTCTAGGCGGTCCCCGCCGCCGTCGGACGGTGTTGTTCCCGGTGGGACCTCGGGAGTGCCGGGTCCCTCGGACGTGCAGGGGTCGGTGTCCGGTTGCGAATGGTCGGATGAGCTGTCTCGGTTTTTGGAGACACCGGCTGATGCGGAGTCGCCgttggggttggcgtctggaCTGGTCCGGTTGGTGCCAGGGATGGGCTTGGCCTTCGAACCGGTGCCGTCGCTGGACGCCGCTGTGGCATCGCAGGAAAAGATCTTGGCCGAGTTAAATGACAAAGACAACAAGCTGTCGTTTGCCTTTGCGCACTGCGCTCGCTACCCAAGTGGCGGGCGTTGTGCGGCAGGCGGCAGATTCCCGCGCCCTGGTCTTGGACGTCCGGGGCCGTGCGGAGGTGCTTCGAGACGTGGGCGGCCCCCCAGGCGGAACTCGTGGCGGCCAGACGGGAGGCCGAGGCCATGTGGCGGGAGGTGGTCGTGTTGAGGGAGCGGCTCGCCTTCTCCGAGGACCGTTTGCGTCCCGGCCTCGTGGAGCCTCCGCGCAGGACGGTTGCGGAGGTTTTGAGGTCCGGGACGGCGTCGTCTGCGGGAGGCAGGACGGCGGGAGACTCTGTGCCGCCGCCGGTTCCGGGTACTTCGGCTGAGGTGCCGGTGAGCCACGAGCAGCACGCGCACGTCGCGTTTCTAACACCTGCGGCACCCTCTCGGACGCCCGCTCGCGACGTGGCAGCGGTGCTGAAATCGAATATCGATCCGGAGGCGGCGGGTATCGGGCCAGTAGTCCGTCACACGAGCTTGGGAGTTACCGTGTTGGCGGACGACCGCCGGTCGTTGGACAGACTTGCGGAAGCGGTTAGGGGTAGTGCGCCCGCGAGCACGGCGATGACGGTGAGGATGGCGGAAAGGAGGCGGCCACATGTAAAGTTGATTGGCGTGGACCTGAACGTTTCGCCAGACGATTTAGTTCGAGTTCTAAACGCGCGTAATCAGGGTCTGGACCTGGACGCGGCGTCCACGGAGGTGAAATTTTCTTTCCCAGAGCGTTCGGGCAATCGTACCCACGTGCTAGTCGTAGCGCCGGGAGCTTTTGCGCGGCTTGTGTCGAGGGGCCGGGTTACGATAGGGTGGACGAGGGCGCGTGGTGAAAAGGACTTGCGCATCCCCGTGTGCACGTTTTGCGCCTCGTACAGTCATACGTTTAGGGGGTGTCGTGCGCGTTCTGACCCCTCGAAGGCCGTATGCATGAAGTGCGGAGGGGCGCACTTGGCCGAGTCGTGCTAAAGCCCCTCAATAGACTAAAAGTAACGACATCTACTCTCTCCTCCTCCTATGCCGGCGCTCCTcctctcggctcctcccgggTGCCGACAGTGGCGGCACCTAGGCGggggatgctagcagacgctcccaacgctcgccTTTTGGCGCAGCAGACCGCACTCCTacgcgcgcccgaatgaattttgtgttgcgttttttgcTTTGGCTTCGGTCGAAACGGCATGATAACATGGAAGAATGAAAAATAAGTTACTGAAATAACTGCCGCGACCTACGCTGTGCTGCTTTATCGAAACTTTTTgtcctgcgatcgctttgattgcggagcatacgttggaagtggcgtgcgcgagcgAGTTCGCGGCACTGTTGTGAATATACTCAGCGCGTTGTgttcccaacgctcgcgctttggcgTGCAGTGGACAGCGCGCCTGAATGAACTTTTCATTTTCTGCCGCTGATTCAGCCGCATGGCATGGGGAGATAAAAAAGTACTTACCCAAATAACTGCCCCGACCCAAGTAGCACTACTTTATATGAACTTTttgtactgcgatcgctttgatcacggtgcacacggtggaagtggagtgagcaagcgagctcgcggcactatagtgaatATCTCGGAGTCGTGTTTTTCAACCGGCATCTTTTGCCCAATCTTATTAAAAATATAACTCCGCCAAGAGGAAGTGGACCGACATGTGACTAGATGTGTGGCCTAGGCTTTATTTGAACGGATGGCGGTTTAATGCTCCTAAATATATTCTCTCAAAGGCGCGTTCGCTCGTGCAACGGGCTGTGCTATTCAGTGTGTAGGTGATTACTCGTTGcaattttaattattttagtgCAGGAAAGGTTGGAGATTATTTCGGAGTTAATATGCCTCGGACACCTCGCAGGCTACCGTTAAAAATATCCGACTGATGGTAGCCACGTAATGTTTGCTTGTAAATAGGCAAATACGATGCCCTATGGTTGCGCACTGTAACACGATTGCGATCAGAATTTTGATATAGGGTTAATAGTTTAGGTTGATTAACAGCAaccaaaaaaaaaggcatttaaaCGTGGTTTCGTGAGCAACTACAGCACCACATGAGTCAttcgaatgctgcttgtttaggtgattATCATCTCGGGCcagcatatgcaataatggcttgtaagagaacattgccttccctcttgtaacctccatgcctaacgcgcagtcacctggactgccgcagttaattaatcgctttcggtcgaagtatcgtgcaaaaggaaaaaaaaactcatatgCTGAAAAATCTAGACTCGAATTTACTCAGTT
The genomic region above belongs to Amblyomma americanum isolate KBUSLIRL-KWMA chromosome 9, ASM5285725v1, whole genome shotgun sequence and contains:
- the LOC144104540 gene encoding ufm1-specific protease 1-like isoform X3; this translates as MVNQRHGKGEEARAVPTIAEVQAALVAMEDKEARFQGSRDWIGSTEVFLCLDHFYQTAGNMMPVVTEGISRHTKSTLHCLYSTSKLIIRRGCSLGWTTSECLSTGHTAAVVQCC